A window of the Gossypium hirsutum isolate 1008001.06 chromosome A05, Gossypium_hirsutum_v2.1, whole genome shotgun sequence genome harbors these coding sequences:
- the LOC107958435 gene encoding casein kinase 1-like protein HD16, whose amino-acid sequence MMPVLRSGARRGRAAAQKQQQQQLPNPIEAGEAIATRTRRRRRAAEEAAAAAASPLEKDNNDEGDNRNKKPRAQEVNEKLAVAAAGEAAVREEEKNTKNRILEEEKKEEVGEKPMDEFNSGGGRGKDKGNAGEDEGSTAPLPEKVQVGGSPWYRIERKLGKGGFGQVCVGRRVSASNTNDRNGSGALEVALKFEHRSSKGCNYGPPYEWQVYNTLGGSHGIPRVHYKGRQGDYYVMVMDMLGPSLWDVWNNNSHTMSIEMVACIAIEAISILEKMHSRGYVHGDVKPENFLLGPTGTPDEKKLFLVDLGLATRWRDSSTGLHVEYDQRPDVFRGTVRYASVHAHLGRTCSRRDDLESLAYTLIFLLRGRLPWQGYQGENKGFLVCKKKMSTSPEALCCFCPAPFKQFVEHVVNLKFDEEPNYAKYISLFDGIVGPNPDIRPINTEGALELIYQVGQKRGRLSMDEEEDEQPKKKLRLGMPATQWISVYNARRPMKQRYHYNVADGRLAQHIEKGNEDGLFISSVASCQNLWALIMDAGTGFSAQVYELSPYFLHKEWIMEQWEKNYYISAIAGATNGGSLVVMSKGTSYLQQSYKVSESFPFKWINKKWREGFHVTSMATSGSRWGVVMSRGAGFSDQVVELDFLYPSEGIHRRWDNGYRITATAATWDQAAFVLSVPRRRPTDETQETLRTSAFPSTHVKEKWAKNLYIASVCYGRTVS is encoded by the exons ATGATGCCGGTACTGCGTAGCGGAGCACGCAGGGGACGGGCAGCAGCACAGAAGCAACAGCAGCAACAACTGCCGAATCCGATCGAGGCGGGGGAAGCTATTGCGACGAGGACTAGGCGGCGGCGGAGGGCGGCAGAAGAGGCGGCCGCAGCAGCAGCTTCGCCACTGGAAAAAGATAACAACGACGAAGGCGACAACAGGAATAAGAAACCGCGGGCGCAGGAGGTCAATGAGAAGTTAGCTGTCGCGGCGGCTGGGGAAGCGGCAGTTAGAGAAGAGGAGAAGAATACTAAGAATAGGATTTTAGAGGAAGAGAAGAAAGAGGAAGTCGGGGAAAAGCCGATGGACGAATTCAATAGCGGAGGAGGGCGGGGAAAAGATAAGGGTAATGCTGGTGAGGATGAAGGCAGCACCGCGCCGCTTCCTGAAAAG GTTCAGGTTGGAGGTTCCCCATGGTATAGAATTGAGAGGAAGTTGGGCAAGGGTGGCTTTGGACAGGTCTGTGTCGGTCGGCGTGTTTCAGCCTCAAATACAAATGATAGAAATGGTTCTGGGGCTCTAGAG GTTGCCTTGAAATTTGAGCATAGAAGTAGCAAAGGATGTAACTATGGACCACCGTATGAGTGGCAAGTTTACAA CACTCTTGGTGGCAGTCATGGTATACCTCGAGTTCACTATAAGGGTCGTCAAGGTGACTATTACGTTATG GTTATGGATATGCTCGGTCCAAGTCTGTGGGATGTTTGGAATAATAACTCTCATAC GATGTCCATAGAAATGGTTGCTTGCATTGCTATTGAAGCGATATCAATATTGGAGAAAATGCACTCTAGAGG CTATGTGCATGGAGATGTAAAGCCTGAGAATTTTCTTCTAGGTCCTACGGGAACTCCTGATGAAAAGAAATTATTTCTTGTTGATCTTGGATTAG CAACCAGGTGGCGAGATAGCTCAACTGGTTTGCATGTTGAATATGATCAGAGGCCGGATGTTTTTAG GGGAACAGTCCGTTATGCTAGTGTGCATGCTCATTTAGGGAGAACGTGTAGCAGGAGAGATGATCTAGAATCTCTAGCATATACACTTATTTTCCTTCTTCGAGGTCGTTTGCCTTGGCAAGGATACCAG GGAGAGAATAAAGGCTTCCTTGTATGTAAGAAGAAGATGTCAACATCTCCAGAAGCCTTGTGTTGCTTCTGTCCGGCGCCTTTTAAACAGTTTGTTGAACATGTGGTCAACTTGAAGTTTGATGAAGAACCTAATTATGCCAAATATATTTCTCTCTTTGATGGTATTGTAGGTCCAAATCCGGATATCCGTCCAATTAACACAGAAGGCGCACTGGAG CTTATCTATCAAGTTGGTCAAAAGAGAGGCCGGTTGTCTATGGATGAGGAGGAAGATGAACAACCAAAAAAGAAGCTTCGTTTGGGCATGCCAGCGACGCAATGGATTAGTGTTTACAATGCTCGTAGGCCAATGAAGCAAAG GTATCACTATAATGTGGCAGATGGAAGGCTTGCACAGCATATTGAAAAAGGAAATGAGGATGGCTTATTTATCAGCAGTGTAGCTTCCTGTCAAAATCTATGGGCCCTTATAATGGATGCTGGGACTGGGTTCTCTGCACAAGTGTATGAACTCTCACCATATTTCCTTCATAAG GAATGGATAATGGAGCAGTGGGAGAAGAACTATTATATCAGTGCAATAGCAGGGGCTACAAATGGGGGCTCCTTAGTAGTAATGTCAAAAG GTACTTCGTATTTGCAGCAGTCATATAAAGTGAGTGAGTCCTTTCCTTTCAAGTGGATTAACAAAAAATGGAGAGAGGGTTTCCATGTCACTTCAATGGCCACTTCTGGTAGCAGATGGGGGGTAGTAATGTCCAGAGGTGCTGGATTTTCTGACCAG GTTGTTGAATTGGACTTCCTTTATCCTAGTGAAGGAATCCATCGACGGTGGGATAATGGGTATCGTATAACGGCTACAGCAGCAACTTGGGATCAGGCTGCTTTTGTTCTTAGCGTGCCAAGGAGGAGGCCCACCGATGAAACACAGGAAACTCTTAGAACTTCAGCATTTCCTAGCACGCATGTAAAG GAGAAGTGGGCAAAAAATCTATACATAGCTTCTGTCTGTTATGGGCGAACAGTTTCATGA